The following proteins come from a genomic window of Rhodoligotrophos sp. CJ14:
- a CDS encoding branched-chain amino acid ABC transporter permease: MFLPLKPQHWALIVAAIAIMAVIPLLTRDSYLLHVLILSMIFGIFASAWNLVTGFAGLKTFGHHAFFGIGAYVSALISINAGLSPWLTVWIAALAATVAGLFIGLPILRIKSMPHVAIVTLGFAEIVRIVISNLQSITRGELGLWGIPAFTGFTLPGLGKVAFTPADKVPYYYLVLILLIASTAVITLLMRSKTGLSMVAMRDAEDAAESLGVNLTKQKLLVFGVSAFLVGLAGAFYAHYIGILTPSAAVGVDLMILIIAMALVGGLGTLSGPLIGALILTVTVELLRDLDNYRLLVYGAIIILIVMFLPRGLATLGPLVMKRFGTRSQ; this comes from the coding sequence ATGTTTCTTCCGCTGAAACCGCAGCATTGGGCACTGATCGTTGCCGCGATTGCCATTATGGCGGTGATCCCGCTCCTCACCCGCGACAGCTATCTGCTGCACGTCCTGATCCTGTCGATGATCTTCGGCATCTTCGCTTCGGCCTGGAACCTGGTCACCGGCTTTGCAGGCCTCAAGACGTTCGGCCATCATGCCTTTTTTGGCATCGGCGCCTATGTCTCAGCCCTGATCAGCATCAATGCGGGTTTGAGCCCCTGGCTCACAGTGTGGATTGCGGCCTTGGCGGCGACCGTTGCGGGCCTGTTCATCGGCTTGCCCATTCTGCGCATCAAATCCATGCCGCATGTGGCGATCGTGACGCTTGGCTTTGCGGAGATCGTGCGCATCGTCATTTCCAACCTCCAGTCGATCACCCGGGGTGAGCTTGGGCTCTGGGGCATTCCCGCCTTCACCGGCTTCACTCTGCCCGGGCTCGGCAAGGTGGCATTCACACCCGCCGATAAGGTGCCGTACTACTATCTCGTGCTGATCCTGCTCATCGCGTCCACGGCGGTGATCACCCTGCTGATGCGCTCAAAAACCGGGCTGTCAATGGTTGCCATGCGCGATGCCGAGGACGCAGCCGAGAGCCTCGGGGTCAACCTCACCAAGCAGAAGCTGCTGGTGTTCGGGGTCAGCGCTTTTCTCGTCGGGTTGGCCGGTGCCTTCTATGCCCATTACATCGGCATCCTCACCCCATCGGCCGCGGTGGGTGTCGATCTCATGATCCTCATCATCGCCATGGCGCTGGTGGGCGGGCTTGGCACGCTGAGCGGGCCGCTGATCGGCGCGCTGATCCTCACGGTCACCGTCGAGCTGTTGCGCGATCTCGATAATTACCGCCTGCTGGTCTATGGCGCGATCATCATTCTGATCGTGATGTTCCTGCCCAGGGGCCTTGCGACGCTCGGTCCGCTGGTGATGAAGCGGTTCGGCACCCGGTCGCAGTGA
- a CDS encoding branched-chain amino acid ABC transporter permease: MNYAIFLEQVINGLIIGSMYALIGSGIALIYGTMRVLNLAHGEFYMLGGYFVFFLVVTYGVPSYLAIPLAIVATFILGALVQRLTIHYLLPKEGWAFSTIAATLGLSIFLQNAALLLFGEQFQSVPYYLSGIVEFAGIRLPVQRLLIFGVALLTIGIMTYVLKRTRLGWAIRATSQDRDAAAVVGIPAQRIYLITFGIAAALGAIAAAMLAPIYAINPWSGMPILLKGFVVVILGGLGSFPGAIAGGLILGVVEAIGVQLTSSEWRDVIAFALMIGVIWWRPWGLFGKKPS; encoded by the coding sequence TTGAATTACGCGATCTTCCTTGAGCAGGTCATCAATGGCCTGATCATAGGCTCGATGTATGCCCTGATCGGCAGCGGCATCGCCTTGATCTATGGCACCATGCGGGTGCTGAACCTCGCCCATGGCGAGTTCTATATGCTGGGTGGCTACTTCGTCTTCTTCCTGGTGGTCACCTATGGGGTGCCATCCTATCTCGCCATACCGCTGGCGATTGTGGCCACGTTCATTCTGGGCGCGCTCGTCCAGCGGCTGACGATCCATTACCTCTTGCCGAAAGAGGGATGGGCCTTCTCGACCATTGCCGCAACTCTGGGACTTTCGATCTTCCTGCAGAATGCGGCGCTGCTGCTGTTCGGCGAGCAGTTCCAGAGCGTGCCCTATTACCTGTCGGGCATCGTAGAGTTCGCCGGTATCCGTCTGCCGGTGCAGCGTCTGCTCATTTTCGGCGTAGCCCTGCTGACGATCGGCATCATGACCTATGTCCTGAAGCGCACTCGGCTTGGTTGGGCCATTCGAGCAACGTCACAGGATCGAGACGCAGCGGCGGTCGTGGGGATCCCCGCCCAGCGGATCTATCTCATCACCTTCGGAATCGCGGCGGCCCTCGGCGCCATTGCTGCGGCCATGCTGGCGCCGATCTATGCGATCAATCCATGGAGCGGCATGCCGATCCTGCTCAAAGGCTTCGTGGTCGTCATCCTCGGCGGTCTCGGCAGCTTCCCCGGTGCCATCGCCGGTGGCCTCATCCTCGGGGTGGTGGAAGCGATCGGTGTGCAGCTCACTTCCTCGGAATGGCGCGATGTGATCGCCTTCGCCCTGATGATCGGCGTGATCTGGTGGCGGCCCTGGGGCCTGTTTGGAAAGAAGCCCTCGTGA
- a CDS encoding ABC transporter ATP-binding protein, whose protein sequence is MADTPMLQVDNLNVLYGDYQVLWDVSMSVGQKEVVAVLGPNGSGKSTVLKAIMGLAPIRSGKVLFEGRDLTKVPTHEMVSLGISMVLERRRLFGDMTVRENVLLGAYHRSVNKDTRSRLEWVESLFPILAERRDQIAGKMSGGEQQMVAIARSLMARPRLLLMDEPYLGLSPRIVKQIAEIIRRINQEGIAVIFNEQNVQLSFGLSHRGYLLEGGRVVLAGTGEEMIHSDVIRRVYLGA, encoded by the coding sequence ATGGCTGATACCCCAATGCTGCAGGTGGACAACCTGAACGTCCTCTATGGCGATTATCAGGTGCTGTGGGATGTTTCGATGAGCGTCGGCCAGAAGGAGGTCGTCGCTGTTCTCGGTCCGAACGGTTCGGGCAAGAGCACGGTGCTCAAGGCCATTATGGGCCTCGCTCCTATCCGGTCGGGCAAAGTGCTATTCGAGGGCCGTGATCTCACCAAGGTGCCGACCCATGAGATGGTGAGCCTGGGCATTTCCATGGTTCTCGAGCGGCGGCGACTGTTCGGCGATATGACGGTGCGCGAGAATGTGCTGCTCGGCGCCTATCATCGCAGCGTCAACAAGGATACGCGCAGCAGGCTGGAATGGGTCGAGAGCCTGTTTCCCATCCTGGCGGAGCGGCGCGATCAGATCGCGGGCAAGATGAGCGGGGGCGAGCAGCAGATGGTGGCGATCGCCCGCAGCCTGATGGCACGGCCACGCCTCTTGTTGATGGATGAGCCTTATCTCGGCTTGTCCCCGCGGATCGTGAAGCAGATCGCCGAGATCATCCGGCGCATCAATCAGGAAGGTATCGCGGTCATCTTCAACGAGCAGAACGTGCAGCTCTCCTTCGGGCTGTCGCATCGGGGCTATCTGCTCGAAGGCGGCCGGGTTGTGCTGGCGGGCACCGGGGAAGAGATGATCCATTCCGACGTGATCCGCCGTGTCTATCTCGGCGCATGA
- a CDS encoding ABC transporter ATP-binding protein — protein MPSPAPDPLLKVDGITMSFGGIVAIDNLSLTVQPGEILALMGPNGAGKTTTFHVIAGVHSPNSGKIIFNGQDITGLKPDGRCRAGVARTFQITQPFHELTVEENVMVGALAHNSTMAEARADARRYVEMVGLADRADVLAKGLSTGQRKRLEMARAMATRPKLLLLDEVTGGVDQKSIPGLIDLVKRLRSEGLTLVIIEHNMRVINELADRAIFMNRGIRMAEGTPAEIAQHPEVIDLYLGEATEHG, from the coding sequence ATGCCGAGCCCGGCGCCGGATCCTCTTCTCAAGGTCGACGGCATCACGATGTCCTTTGGCGGCATCGTCGCGATCGATAATCTGTCGCTTACGGTCCAGCCCGGCGAGATCCTTGCGCTGATGGGGCCGAACGGCGCGGGCAAGACCACGACCTTCCATGTGATTGCCGGGGTGCATTCGCCCAATAGCGGCAAGATCATCTTCAATGGCCAGGATATTACCGGCCTCAAACCGGATGGGCGCTGCCGCGCGGGCGTTGCGCGCACATTTCAGATTACCCAGCCATTTCACGAGCTGACGGTGGAGGAAAATGTCATGGTGGGGGCGCTTGCCCATAACAGCACCATGGCGGAGGCAAGGGCCGATGCGCGGCGCTATGTGGAAATGGTCGGACTCGCGGACCGGGCGGATGTGCTGGCCAAGGGGCTGAGCACGGGGCAGCGTAAACGCCTCGAAATGGCGCGCGCCATGGCGACCCGGCCGAAGCTGCTGCTGCTGGACGAGGTGACTGGCGGCGTTGATCAGAAGAGCATTCCGGGGCTCATCGATCTGGTGAAGCGGCTGCGCAGCGAAGGGCTGACCCTGGTCATCATCGAGCACAATATGCGTGTGATCAACGAGCTGGCCGACCGCGCCATCTTCATGAACCGGGGGATACGCATGGCCGAGGGGACCCCTGCGGAAATTGCTCAGCACCCCGAAGTGATCGATCTCTATCTAGGGGAGGCCACCGAGCATGGCTGA
- a CDS encoding ABC transporter substrate-binding protein: MGLKRHLLSFAVAAALGGTAFATSASAAEITIGVIGPLSGPAANSGISMRQAYEAAATQVNKEGGIEIEGEKREVKLIFEDSASRPEVGVSAAQKLLTRDNVDILVGDTISSSVTLAIMEVAPSFGKFMMSGQPVSIEIAKKIQSDPERFANFWKSSFNSDAYAQTLFETVNDLIKKGSFTPKNKKIAFIVEDTDYGKSNVEYTEPLYKEAGWTVSSSETVPLGHADFYPQLSKLRGDEPDVLVSIFTSVNSGIALVKQIKEQGLKSLHLAVYYPIRPEFLPGAGDAANGLLWTPLFFDPTNNPKHKEFAEMFKGLAGVDGNGDHAQGFCEMGVLLNNIKAAGSIEPAKISEAFAKTDFPCVIARYVYDTANHTPKVGAEYLPVPMAQIQNGVSQVIWPETTATSTFKPVE, encoded by the coding sequence ATGGGACTGAAACGCCATTTGTTGAGTTTCGCCGTGGCGGCTGCGCTTGGCGGTACTGCTTTTGCAACGTCAGCATCAGCGGCCGAGATCACCATCGGCGTCATTGGGCCGCTGAGCGGCCCTGCCGCCAATTCCGGCATCTCCATGCGCCAGGCCTATGAGGCCGCAGCCACACAGGTGAACAAGGAAGGCGGCATCGAGATCGAGGGCGAAAAGCGAGAGGTCAAGCTCATCTTCGAGGACAGCGCCTCGCGTCCCGAAGTCGGCGTGAGCGCCGCTCAGAAGCTGTTGACGCGCGACAATGTCGATATCCTGGTCGGCGACACGATCTCGAGCTCGGTCACCCTGGCCATCATGGAAGTTGCGCCAAGCTTCGGCAAATTCATGATGAGCGGACAGCCCGTCTCGATCGAGATCGCCAAGAAGATCCAGAGCGACCCCGAGCGCTTCGCCAATTTCTGGAAGTCGAGCTTCAACAGCGATGCCTATGCGCAGACGCTGTTCGAGACCGTCAATGATCTGATCAAGAAGGGCAGCTTCACGCCGAAGAACAAGAAGATCGCGTTCATCGTCGAGGATACCGACTACGGGAAGTCGAATGTCGAATATACCGAGCCGCTCTATAAGGAGGCGGGCTGGACGGTGTCGTCGAGCGAGACCGTGCCGCTCGGGCACGCGGATTTCTACCCGCAGCTCTCCAAGCTGCGTGGCGATGAGCCGGATGTGCTGGTTTCGATCTTTACGTCCGTCAATTCCGGCATTGCGCTCGTCAAGCAGATCAAGGAACAGGGCCTGAAGTCGCTGCACCTGGCGGTCTATTATCCGATCCGTCCGGAGTTCCTGCCGGGTGCGGGCGATGCGGCGAACGGGCTTCTGTGGACGCCGTTGTTCTTCGACCCCACGAACAATCCGAAGCACAAGGAATTCGCGGAAATGTTCAAGGGGCTGGCCGGGGTTGACGGCAATGGCGACCATGCGCAAGGCTTCTGCGAAATGGGCGTGCTGCTGAACAACATCAAGGCAGCTGGATCAATCGAGCCCGCCAAGATCTCGGAAGCCTTTGCCAAAACTGACTTCCCCTGCGTGATTGCGCGCTATGTCTATGATACCGCCAATCACACGCCAAAGGTCGGCGCCGAGTATCTGCCGGTGCCGATGGCGCAGATCCAGAACGGTGTAAGCCAGGTGATCTGGCCGGAGACGACCGCCACCTCGACCTTCAAGCCGGTCGAGTAA
- a CDS encoding ArgE/DapE family deacylase → MTLAPDMRRAIVESVEQGFADQLAYTQKLVSFPSVRGAEHTVQDFTFRELHRRGFVMDRFPMDQEAIERHPGGSPWSEQHSTAPIVVGIHYPREEKGRSLILQSHLDVVPTGPESMWQHGPYGGEIVGDWMYGRGSGDMKAGAAANVFALDALRRIGLQPAATVYVQSVVEEESTGNGALMTHLRGYKADAVLIPEPEDEKLVRANAGVIWFQVEVRGLPVHVREMGAGANAIDAAYRVVGELRKLEQDWNHRKANYEHFKDDPHPINLNIGKIEGGDWASSVPCWCRIDCRIAIYPGVDAASAAREISERVANFARQDPFLSNMPPKVTFNGFHTEGYVLKPGSEAEQVLANAHEAAVGKPLETLTTPAYLDTRVYALYDQIPALCYGPVSRNIHGFDECVSISSVKRITTAMALFIAEWCGTEPLVGA, encoded by the coding sequence ATGACGCTTGCTCCAGACATGCGCCGTGCGATTGTTGAGTCCGTGGAACAGGGGTTTGCGGACCAGCTGGCCTATACACAGAAGTTGGTCTCGTTTCCCTCCGTCCGCGGCGCCGAGCACACGGTTCAGGATTTCACGTTCCGGGAGCTGCACAGGCGCGGCTTTGTCATGGACCGGTTCCCGATGGACCAGGAGGCGATCGAGCGCCATCCCGGCGGGTCGCCCTGGTCCGAGCAGCATTCGACTGCGCCGATCGTTGTGGGCATTCATTACCCGCGCGAGGAAAAGGGCCGATCTCTCATTCTCCAATCGCATCTCGACGTGGTCCCAACCGGACCGGAATCCATGTGGCAGCACGGGCCCTATGGCGGCGAGATCGTCGGCGACTGGATGTATGGTCGTGGCTCGGGCGACATGAAGGCCGGCGCGGCTGCCAATGTGTTTGCTCTGGATGCCTTACGGCGCATCGGGCTGCAGCCTGCCGCCACGGTCTATGTGCAGTCGGTCGTCGAGGAGGAATCGACGGGCAACGGGGCGCTGATGACGCATCTTCGCGGCTATAAGGCGGATGCGGTGCTGATTCCCGAGCCTGAGGATGAGAAACTGGTGCGCGCCAATGCGGGCGTGATCTGGTTCCAGGTCGAGGTGCGCGGTCTGCCTGTGCATGTGCGCGAGATGGGCGCCGGCGCCAATGCGATCGACGCGGCCTACCGGGTGGTCGGCGAATTGCGGAAGCTCGAGCAGGACTGGAACCACCGCAAGGCCAATTACGAGCATTTCAAAGATGATCCGCACCCGATCAATCTGAATATCGGCAAGATCGAAGGGGGCGACTGGGCCTCATCCGTGCCCTGCTGGTGCCGGATCGATTGCCGTATCGCGATCTATCCCGGAGTGGATGCGGCCAGCGCGGCGCGGGAGATCAGTGAGCGTGTTGCGAATTTCGCGCGGCAAGATCCATTCCTGTCAAACATGCCGCCGAAGGTCACCTTCAACGGCTTCCATACGGAAGGCTATGTGCTGAAGCCGGGCTCGGAAGCCGAGCAAGTCCTTGCCAATGCGCATGAGGCAGCCGTAGGCAAACCTCTCGAGACGCTCACAACGCCAGCCTATCTCGACACCAGGGTCTATGCGCTCTACGACCAAATTCCAGCCTTGTGCTATGGCCCCGTATCCCGGAACATCCACGGGTTCGATGAGTGCGTCAGCATCTCGTCGGTGAAGCGTATCACCACCGCCATGGCGCTGTTCATCGCCGAGTGGTGCGGCACTGAGCCTCTCGTGGGGGCATAA
- a CDS encoding IclR family transcriptional regulator, translating to MRAAQAGNDTRLRPRPGVPIVRSVERAAAILRAFSPGETHLSLAELSRRTQLDKSTTRRLLHTLSVVELVEYHEREQAYALAPGVLMLVPAVNYGRDLRDVAEPVLARLTEITGATAFLWSFFGSHAMCLDRVKARDLHIDAPWSAIGTRISLNCAGGPRVILAHLSAQERLEILQQALPKHTPFTQTDPAELEAAANLIRQRGWELAIDDYIVGLAGLGVPVFDRTGRFVASISITTLTPSLPLENGEPRHLRAMLDAAAEIGVRLQP from the coding sequence ATGCGTGCAGCACAAGCCGGTAACGACACAAGGTTAAGGCCCCGGCCCGGCGTGCCGATCGTGCGCTCGGTTGAGCGTGCGGCCGCGATTTTGCGCGCCTTCTCGCCCGGTGAGACGCACCTGTCTCTGGCGGAGCTTTCCCGTCGAACCCAGCTCGACAAGAGCACCACGCGCCGGTTGCTCCACACATTGTCTGTTGTCGAGCTGGTCGAATATCATGAGAGAGAGCAGGCTTATGCGCTGGCGCCCGGCGTGCTCATGCTCGTGCCGGCCGTGAATTATGGCCGCGATCTGAGGGACGTCGCCGAACCCGTGCTCGCCCGGCTCACTGAGATCACCGGGGCCACCGCCTTCCTCTGGTCCTTCTTCGGGTCACATGCAATGTGCCTTGACCGAGTAAAGGCACGCGACCTTCATATCGACGCGCCATGGTCTGCAATCGGTACGCGCATTTCGCTCAATTGCGCGGGCGGCCCGCGCGTCATACTCGCTCACCTCTCCGCGCAGGAGCGCCTCGAAATCTTGCAGCAAGCTCTGCCGAAGCACACCCCGTTCACCCAGACCGATCCCGCGGAGCTCGAGGCCGCCGCGAATCTCATCCGGCAACGGGGCTGGGAGCTCGCGATCGATGATTACATCGTTGGTCTCGCGGGTTTGGGAGTGCCGGTCTTTGATCGAACCGGCAGGTTCGTCGCGAGCATCAGCATCACCACCCTGACGCCGAGCCTGCCTCTGGAGAATGGTGAGCCACGTCATCTCCGCGCCATGCTGGATGCGGCCGCCGAGATCGGCGTGCGTTTGCAGCCATGA
- a CDS encoding DMT family transporter, whose translation MKLTTTARPLHLAGVLLLASMWGLNWPAVKIALNEISPWTLRAIGLTCAGIVLAVAALIRGNRLSVSRREVGPLILAGMLTIAGFNLFLAFAQLMTSTSRAVIVTFTMPVWTVIFARLFLAEPLDRQRMTGICLGLAGLAALSWPLIASGGFSIGLIYALCAGLCWALGSVVTKKWPVDAAPLTVATWQLLTGAVCAIGGMLLFEGIPVYHGLAESTTLALLYHVIVALAIAYLLWFAILPHVPLGIASLGTLLVPAIGVLGATILLDERPTTMDYIGLCLITLAALSILLPTGRRRTE comes from the coding sequence ATGAAGCTCACCACCACGGCCCGGCCGCTTCATCTCGCCGGCGTGCTGCTGCTGGCCAGCATGTGGGGACTGAATTGGCCTGCAGTGAAGATCGCGCTCAATGAGATCTCGCCTTGGACCTTACGGGCCATAGGCCTCACTTGCGCTGGCATCGTCCTCGCCGTCGCCGCCCTTATCCGAGGCAACAGGCTGTCGGTTTCGCGTCGCGAGGTCGGGCCGCTGATCCTCGCCGGCATGCTGACCATTGCCGGGTTCAACCTGTTCCTTGCCTTTGCCCAGCTCATGACCTCCACCTCGCGCGCGGTGATCGTGACCTTCACCATGCCGGTCTGGACCGTGATCTTCGCCCGGCTGTTCTTGGCCGAGCCACTGGATCGTCAGCGCATGACGGGCATTTGCCTGGGCCTTGCGGGGCTGGCAGCGCTCTCATGGCCGCTGATCGCATCCGGCGGGTTCAGCATTGGCCTCATCTATGCACTATGCGCCGGCCTTTGCTGGGCTCTGGGCAGCGTGGTGACCAAGAAATGGCCCGTGGATGCGGCGCCACTCACCGTGGCCACCTGGCAGCTCCTCACCGGTGCGGTCTGCGCCATTGGCGGCATGCTGCTCTTCGAGGGAATCCCCGTCTATCACGGCCTTGCCGAGAGCACGACCTTGGCGCTCCTCTACCACGTCATCGTGGCCCTTGCGATCGCCTACCTGTTGTGGTTCGCGATCCTGCCGCATGTGCCTTTGGGCATTGCGAGCCTCGGGACCCTGCTGGTGCCCGCGATCGGTGTTCTCGGCGCCACCATTCTGCTCGACGAGCGCCCCACAACCATGGATTATATCGGCCTCTGCCTGATCACTTTGGCAGCCTTGAGTATCCTGCTTCCAACCGGGCGCAGACGTACAGAATAG
- a CDS encoding ABC transporter substrate-binding protein, with translation MPRLRDFLSAMVFVAGLSVPALAATPADTLVQAWQFDDIITLDPAEIFELSGAEVAGNSYERLIGYDINDVSKLHGVVAESWSVSEDGKTVTFKIREGRKFASGNPLTANDVAYSLQRAVLLDKSPAFIITQFGITKENVKDKIKATGDYEVVFSMDKPYAISFVLYCMTATVASVVDSKLLMENEKDGDFGHEWLRTHYAGSGPFKIRDWRANEVIVMERNDNYGGDKPALARAIYRHIPETATQRLLLEKGDVDVARNLGPEEIEAVSANDQIQLQRAAKGTLYYFSLNQKNEILAKPQVREAMKYLVDYDAIADTIMKNLGEKHQAFLPKGFLGAVNDTPYKLDVEKAKALLAEAGHPEGFNITMDVRSTQPIAGMAEAIQQNLAQGGIKMEIIPGDGKQTLTKYRARQHDLYIGQWGADYQDPHTNAQTFASNPDNSDEGPSKTLAWRNAWDTPELNKQVDAAILESDTAKRAKMYEDMQKEVMETGPFVIMFQQIEVAALSKNVKNFVLGPSFDTNIVAGVSKD, from the coding sequence ATGCCCCGATTGCGAGACTTCCTTTCGGCGATGGTATTCGTGGCCGGATTATCGGTGCCGGCACTCGCAGCCACCCCGGCCGACACGCTGGTCCAAGCCTGGCAGTTCGACGACATCATCACCTTGGACCCGGCGGAAATCTTCGAGCTTTCCGGGGCAGAGGTCGCCGGCAACAGCTATGAGCGCCTGATCGGCTACGACATCAATGACGTCTCCAAGCTGCACGGTGTCGTTGCGGAAAGCTGGTCCGTGTCCGAGGACGGCAAGACCGTCACCTTCAAGATTCGCGAGGGGCGGAAATTTGCCTCCGGCAATCCCCTGACCGCCAATGATGTCGCCTATTCCCTTCAGCGCGCGGTGCTCCTCGATAAGTCACCCGCCTTCATCATCACCCAGTTTGGCATCACCAAGGAGAATGTGAAGGACAAGATCAAGGCGACCGGTGATTACGAAGTCGTCTTCTCCATGGACAAGCCCTACGCCATCAGCTTCGTCCTTTACTGCATGACAGCGACCGTCGCCTCCGTGGTCGACAGCAAGCTGCTCATGGAAAACGAGAAGGATGGCGACTTCGGCCATGAGTGGCTGAGGACTCATTACGCCGGCTCGGGTCCCTTCAAGATCCGCGACTGGCGCGCCAACGAAGTGATCGTGATGGAGCGCAATGACAATTACGGCGGAGACAAGCCGGCGCTCGCTCGCGCGATCTACCGGCATATTCCCGAAACCGCAACCCAACGCCTGCTGCTCGAAAAGGGCGATGTGGATGTTGCCCGCAATCTTGGCCCGGAAGAGATCGAAGCGGTCTCGGCCAATGATCAGATCCAGCTCCAGAGGGCTGCAAAAGGCACGCTCTATTATTTCAGCCTCAATCAGAAGAACGAGATTCTGGCCAAGCCGCAGGTGCGCGAGGCCATGAAATATCTGGTCGACTATGATGCGATTGCCGACACCATCATGAAGAACCTGGGCGAGAAGCATCAGGCTTTCCTGCCCAAGGGCTTCCTTGGTGCGGTGAATGACACGCCCTACAAGCTCGATGTCGAGAAGGCCAAGGCGCTGCTTGCCGAAGCGGGCCATCCCGAGGGCTTCAACATCACCATGGATGTCCGCTCGACCCAGCCGATCGCCGGCATGGCCGAAGCCATTCAGCAAAATCTTGCACAAGGCGGGATCAAGATGGAGATCATCCCCGGCGATGGTAAGCAGACGCTGACGAAATACCGTGCCCGCCAGCATGATCTCTATATCGGACAATGGGGTGCCGACTATCAGGATCCCCATACCAATGCGCAGACCTTTGCCTCCAATCCCGACAATTCGGACGAGGGTCCGTCCAAGACCCTCGCCTGGCGCAACGCTTGGGACACGCCTGAGCTGAACAAGCAGGTGGACGCCGCAATTCTCGAAAGCGACACGGCCAAGCGCGCCAAGATGTATGAGGACATGCAGAAGGAGGTCATGGAGACCGGACCCTTCGTGATCATGTTCCAGCAGATCGAGGTGGCTGCCCTCTCGAAAAACGTGAAGAATTTCGTGCTTGGACCGTCATTTGACACCAATATCGTCGCGGGCGTGAGCAAAGACTGA